The Bifidobacterium eulemuris genome includes a window with the following:
- a CDS encoding WlaTC/HtrL family glycosyltransferase: MADNTSITLVTAFFPIGRGAWSDSTRSDQKYLDYFAHWARMRNDLIVYTTPEIAPEVERIRQNLGRANTTVVTIDDYATIDPQLLALMRSMAGTYPPYSLFPDKPEVTNAEYDYVMALKYWCMQQAATTTHTEHLAWIDFGFDHGGTLYPAPESFDIQWEYPFEKDVTIFAVKRPDDAPVFDIVRRTDTFIQGDCLVAKTGYARHIYDDVREQYLHLLCCGMIDDDQIVLLMCARWNPEHYAILPSSWFSQLRDYTGEAPRTQAVPYGDDEKTISTRQRYQWARLCLKHGIRQLQRMLRTITLA, from the coding sequence ATGGCTGACAACACATCGATCACACTGGTCACGGCGTTCTTCCCCATCGGACGCGGTGCCTGGTCCGACTCCACCCGCAGCGACCAGAAATATCTGGACTACTTCGCCCATTGGGCGCGCATGCGCAACGATCTCATCGTGTATACCACCCCCGAAATAGCGCCGGAAGTCGAACGGATCCGCCAAAACCTCGGCCGCGCCAACACCACGGTCGTCACGATCGACGACTACGCCACGATCGACCCGCAGCTGCTGGCCCTCATGCGCTCGATGGCGGGGACGTACCCTCCCTACAGCCTCTTCCCGGACAAACCTGAAGTGACGAACGCCGAATACGACTACGTAATGGCGCTCAAATACTGGTGCATGCAGCAAGCCGCCACGACCACACACACGGAGCACCTGGCATGGATCGACTTCGGATTCGACCACGGCGGCACACTCTACCCAGCCCCCGAGTCCTTCGACATACAGTGGGAATATCCCTTCGAGAAAGACGTGACAATCTTCGCGGTCAAACGACCGGACGACGCCCCCGTGTTCGACATCGTGCGACGCACCGACACGTTCATCCAAGGCGACTGCTTGGTCGCGAAAACCGGATACGCGCGCCACATCTACGACGACGTGCGCGAGCAATACCTCCATCTATTATGCTGCGGCATGATCGACGACGACCAAATCGTGCTGCTGATGTGCGCGCGATGGAACCCGGAACACTACGCCATACTACCCAGCAGCTGGTTCTCCCAGCTACGCGACTACACCGGCGAGGCGCCCCGCACACAGGCCGTACCATACGGCGACGACGAGAAGACCATCTCCACGAGACAACGATACCAATGGGCCAGGCTCTGTCTGAAGCACGGCATCCGCCAACTCCAACGCATGCTGCGAACGATAACCCTCGCATAG
- a CDS encoding glycosyltransferase family 4 protein: protein MDVNENSHLIDLTVVSIFEPEAEKSASKYRFSKIVFIRNNNPIMAKLYRFLKRFLAKCIPSREWITDMYVSSVFRFLKRSKFDHIVFEGGNCKGYDAFRMIQDSEIIYHLHFNPEDRIDNRCFAKCLAVSGFVADSWCRECDPVSTVEVIHNGIDLSRFQREVTKDERDSVRAGLGFASDDFVVLYCGRIIEVKGVLELLEAIRRVDDAHVRLLIVGSPDFARSSHTSYLDRVQSLVDELGGRVVFTGYVPNEGVYRYSKSADMQVVPSLWEEAAGLVGVEAMAAGLPLVVTRSGGLQEYVPEECSIVVERDEGLVDSLAAAIRRLEGDRQLRERMSEAAVRQAARFSGESFYRAFVDAVGR from the coding sequence ATGGACGTCAACGAAAACTCTCATCTCATTGATTTGACGGTTGTTTCCATCTTTGAACCTGAGGCGGAGAAATCGGCTAGCAAATATCGTTTCAGCAAGATCGTCTTTATCCGAAACAACAATCCCATCATGGCGAAGTTATACCGTTTTCTCAAACGATTCTTAGCGAAATGCATTCCTTCCCGCGAATGGATAACAGATATGTACGTATCGAGCGTTTTTCGTTTCCTAAAACGCAGCAAGTTCGATCACATCGTTTTCGAGGGTGGGAACTGCAAAGGATATGATGCATTTAGAATGATCCAGGACTCTGAGATTATTTACCATTTGCATTTCAACCCGGAAGACCGTATCGACAATCGCTGCTTCGCGAAATGCTTGGCTGTGAGCGGATTCGTCGCGGATTCATGGTGCAGGGAATGCGATCCCGTCTCAACGGTTGAAGTCATCCATAATGGTATTGATCTTTCGCGTTTCCAGCGGGAAGTAACGAAGGATGAACGAGACTCCGTCCGTGCGGGGTTGGGGTTCGCGTCGGATGATTTCGTGGTGTTGTATTGCGGGAGGATCATCGAGGTCAAGGGCGTTCTGGAATTGTTGGAGGCGATCCGACGCGTTGACGATGCTCATGTGAGGTTGTTGATCGTCGGCAGTCCGGATTTCGCCCGGTCCTCCCATACCTCGTATCTGGACAGGGTGCAGAGTCTGGTCGACGAGCTGGGCGGCAGGGTGGTTTTCACGGGTTATGTGCCGAACGAGGGGGTCTATCGGTACAGCAAGTCCGCGGATATGCAGGTCGTTCCCTCGTTGTGGGAGGAGGCGGCCGGTCTCGTCGGCGTCGAGGCGATGGCCGCCGGTCTACCGTTGGTCGTGACGCGTTCCGGCGGCTTGCAGGAGTACGTGCCGGAGGAATGCTCGATCGTCGTGGAGCGGGACGAGGGACTCGTCGATTCCCTGGCCGCCGCGATCAGACGCTTGGAAGGCGATCGTCAGTTGCGTGAGCGCATGTCGGAGGCCGCGGTCCGTCAGGCGGCGAGGTTCTCCGGGGAGTCGTTCTATCGGGCGTTCGTGGACGCAGTGGGGAGGTAA
- a CDS encoding lipopolysaccharide biosynthesis protein, whose amino-acid sequence MINLAASLVNFAVNLGIGFAITPFIVGRVGAEAYGFVGLANNMVGYATLFTIALNSVAGRFITVAWHRGDKRKADGYFSSTLAANVLLVLMLSAVAVPLILRLERVINISPHLVADVKCLFFFVYLNFVVSALSTVLSVATFVMNRLYLSSLANIAYSLTRVVVMVVCFALFPTYVLFVGMATCLGTLVMAGLNYSYTRRLTPELRFRKSAVSWRTTWEMLSSGVWNTVIKLQQILQDGLSLLIANLAVSPLHMGYLSIAQVVPNALSGLMGTISGLFSPEQTRLFAQGRPDELFRELASSMRITGFFTNIVFVTLLVNGETFIALWQPGQDARMIYVLMMLTMGGFFLSGVANTLQGVPLLVNRLRNYSLAWLGCGAASLVLTLACVELTDWGIYAVGAVPQLVGFVANLTFVPIYAARCLRIRQRRFYLIYLQYIAATALAAALGYWASASTSAWHGGWPGLLAGCALTALITCAVDALVLLGRRERSIIVRRIVRK is encoded by the coding sequence GTGATCAATCTTGCCGCGAGTCTGGTGAATTTCGCGGTGAATCTGGGGATCGGTTTCGCGATCACTCCGTTTATCGTGGGGCGTGTGGGCGCGGAGGCGTATGGTTTCGTGGGGTTGGCGAACAACATGGTGGGGTACGCGACCCTGTTCACGATCGCGTTGAATTCCGTGGCCGGCAGGTTCATCACCGTGGCCTGGCATCGCGGGGACAAACGCAAAGCGGACGGGTATTTCTCGTCCACGCTCGCGGCCAACGTGCTGCTGGTCCTCATGCTGAGCGCGGTCGCGGTCCCGTTGATCCTGAGGTTGGAGCGTGTCATCAACATCTCGCCGCATCTGGTGGCCGACGTCAAGTGCCTGTTCTTCTTCGTGTACCTGAATTTCGTGGTGTCCGCGTTGAGCACGGTGTTGAGCGTGGCGACGTTCGTCATGAACAGGCTGTACCTGTCCAGTCTGGCGAACATCGCGTACTCATTGACGCGCGTCGTGGTGATGGTCGTGTGCTTCGCCCTGTTCCCCACGTATGTGCTGTTCGTGGGCATGGCCACCTGCCTGGGCACGTTGGTGATGGCCGGACTGAACTACTCGTACACGCGGCGTCTGACGCCCGAGCTGCGGTTCCGCAAATCGGCGGTGTCGTGGAGGACTACGTGGGAGATGCTGTCCAGCGGCGTGTGGAACACCGTGATCAAACTGCAGCAGATCCTGCAGGACGGGCTGAGCCTGCTGATCGCGAATCTCGCGGTCAGTCCCCTGCACATGGGATACCTCTCCATCGCACAGGTCGTGCCCAACGCGCTCTCCGGCCTGATGGGCACCATATCGGGGTTGTTCTCGCCCGAACAGACCCGCCTGTTCGCGCAGGGCAGGCCCGACGAGCTGTTCCGCGAGCTCGCGTCCAGCATGCGCATCACCGGGTTCTTCACCAACATCGTGTTCGTGACCCTGCTGGTCAACGGCGAGACGTTCATCGCATTGTGGCAACCCGGGCAGGACGCGCGCATGATCTACGTGCTGATGATGCTCACCATGGGCGGGTTTTTCCTTTCCGGCGTGGCCAACACCCTGCAGGGCGTGCCGCTGCTGGTCAACCGGTTGCGCAACTACTCCCTGGCATGGCTCGGATGCGGTGCGGCCTCTCTGGTCCTGACGCTGGCGTGCGTCGAATTGACGGATTGGGGCATCTACGCGGTCGGCGCCGTGCCCCAGCTGGTCGGTTTCGTCGCGAACCTCACCTTCGTGCCCATCTACGCCGCGAGATGCCTGCGTATCCGGCAGCGCAGGTTCTATCTGATCTACCTGCAGTACATAGCCGCCACCGCGTTGGCCGCGGCCCTGGGATACTGGGCGAGCGCGTCGACATCCGCGTGGCATGGTGGCTGGCCCGGACTACTCGCCGGATGCGCGCTCACAGCCCTCATTACCTGCGCGGTGGACGCGCTCGTGCTGCTGGGACGACGCGAACGCTCCATCATCGTCCGCAGAATCGTTCGGAAATAA
- a CDS encoding glycoside hydrolase family 25 protein, which yields MTAHTWKRVAVLTVAGALTASLSVVPAYAITDTALEDLTWPQSDSQIQTIDDLQLSDADSIPDNPTQELPSTVSEDVPDDATVVSPELAVNADGEVQNIETGETVTDPELVGTQSQQPDPLAKTDGESFIPVQVAEVRQKVDEADSDMTDDSVDGADDTNNADGAVESSTSSTEGTVQLAALGNNQYGAYWGTYNGSAAFFESDGTLFVQQAKGVVDVSEWQGTIDWQAAKNDGVEGAIIRISYGAGNGLDEQAKRNISECKRLGIPFGIYTYSYAYNNELAADEGDDIVSLLKQVGVSPSDLSYPVYYDLENWTWAGHKPPTSPSVYDGIVNTWYAKLQAAGYTNLGVYSYTSYLKSALNSSSIHAKTTWVASYGERTNFGYPTNSRGWQYTSIGAVDGISGIVDLNAFGVREYAISYPTGTGYYVSNRLEGGAADYSFQYGKSSDVVLSGDWNGDRKDSLAIRRGNRFLVKNALCGGNAEIDFLYGKASDIVLVGDWDGDSIDTLAVRRGALYYFKNTIDGGIADKVIPYGKNGDDVLVGDWDGDGVDTLAVRRGAIYYFKNSISAGAADVVIAYGKSNDVVLVGDWDGDGVDTLAVRRGATYYIKNSISSGVADKVFAYGRTADSVLVGDWNGDNKDTFIVRR from the coding sequence ATGACTGCACATACTTGGAAACGCGTTGCCGTGTTGACTGTCGCCGGTGCGTTGACGGCGTCGTTGAGCGTGGTTCCGGCGTACGCCATCACGGATACGGCCCTGGAAGATTTGACGTGGCCGCAATCCGATTCGCAGATCCAAACCATCGACGACCTGCAGCTGAGCGATGCTGACAGCATTCCGGACAATCCCACGCAGGAGCTGCCTTCCACCGTAAGCGAGGACGTTCCGGACGATGCGACGGTCGTCTCGCCCGAACTGGCGGTGAACGCGGATGGCGAAGTGCAGAACATCGAAACCGGCGAGACAGTGACTGATCCCGAACTGGTCGGCACGCAATCGCAACAGCCCGATCCGCTCGCCAAAACCGATGGCGAATCCTTCATCCCCGTGCAGGTGGCGGAGGTACGTCAGAAAGTCGACGAGGCGGATTCCGATATGACTGACGATAGCGTGGACGGCGCGGACGATACGAATAACGCGGATGGCGCGGTGGAATCCTCCACCTCATCCACGGAGGGCACGGTGCAGCTGGCCGCGCTTGGGAACAATCAGTACGGCGCCTACTGGGGCACATATAACGGATCTGCTGCGTTCTTCGAGAGCGACGGCACGCTGTTCGTGCAGCAAGCCAAGGGCGTGGTCGACGTTTCCGAATGGCAGGGCACCATTGACTGGCAAGCCGCCAAAAACGACGGCGTGGAAGGCGCTATCATCCGCATCAGTTACGGTGCCGGCAACGGCCTCGACGAGCAGGCGAAACGCAATATCAGCGAATGTAAGCGCCTGGGCATCCCCTTCGGCATCTACACGTATTCGTACGCCTACAACAACGAGCTCGCCGCCGATGAGGGCGACGACATCGTCAGCCTGCTCAAACAGGTAGGAGTCTCACCGAGCGACCTGAGCTACCCGGTGTACTACGACCTGGAGAATTGGACCTGGGCGGGCCACAAGCCGCCCACCAGCCCCAGCGTCTACGACGGCATCGTCAACACCTGGTACGCCAAACTGCAGGCCGCCGGATACACGAACTTGGGCGTGTACTCGTACACCAGCTACCTCAAGAGCGCGCTGAACTCCAGCAGCATCCATGCCAAAACCACATGGGTGGCCAGCTACGGCGAGCGCACCAACTTCGGCTATCCCACCAACAGCCGCGGGTGGCAATACACGTCCATCGGTGCCGTGGACGGCATCAGCGGCATCGTGGACCTCAACGCCTTCGGGGTTCGCGAATACGCTATTTCATATCCAACTGGAACGGGTTACTACGTTTCGAATAGATTGGAAGGTGGCGCTGCGGATTACTCATTCCAATACGGGAAGTCAAGTGACGTTGTTTTATCTGGAGATTGGAATGGCGACAGAAAAGATTCATTAGCAATTCGACGAGGCAACCGCTTCCTAGTTAAGAATGCATTGTGCGGAGGCAACGCTGAAATAGATTTTCTTTACGGGAAGGCTTCTGACATAGTACTGGTCGGAGATTGGGACGGCGATTCCATTGATACGCTGGCCGTACGTCGAGGTGCGCTCTACTATTTCAAAAATACTATTGATGGAGGCATCGCTGACAAAGTTATTCCATATGGAAAAAACGGCGATGACGTTTTGGTCGGTGATTGGGACGGTGACGGTGTTGATACGTTGGCGGTCCGCCGTGGGGCCATTTATTACTTCAAGAATTCAATTAGTGCCGGTGCCGCTGACGTCGTCATTGCTTATGGGAAATCGAACGACGTTGTTTTGGTCGGTGATTGGGATGGCGACGGTGTTGATACGTTGGCGGTCCGCCGAGGCGCCACATATTACATCAAGAATTCTATTTCCAGTGGTGTCGCCGATAAGGTCTTTGCCTATGGTCGTACTGCTGACAGCGTCTTAGTCGGCGATTGGAATGGGGATAACAAGGACACTTTCATAGTTCGGCGCTGA
- a CDS encoding glycosyltransferase family 2 protein → MTADPKISVIMPVFNAAYHLQKSIESILNQDYTNWELLLIDDGSTDTSAQICESYARADSRIIFFHKKNNGVSSARNLGLTKAQGDYISFVDPDDYISPSFLSSLYKAVESKKNCIGICNYNIVHTDGEKKRYELPPAYILRDEVISPTEALSEILKSDGEFCGHAWDKLFPRQIISQISFDEGIDCFEDLLFCVEAILNSSAICLTNRANYFYVQHDSSILNRKYSRKYFTSFYALEKIRTELEESEYSDLARICEQRILEEINSQSLRCLKTLTFHERKQFARLFLGLIEKYPSKNMSLKTRLKRCAACLAFSFHLLT, encoded by the coding sequence ATGACAGCAGACCCTAAGATTAGCGTTATAATGCCTGTTTTTAACGCAGCTTACCATCTTCAAAAATCCATTGAGTCTATCCTGAATCAGGATTACACTAATTGGGAGCTACTGCTAATAGATGACGGGTCCACAGACACTTCAGCTCAAATTTGCGAATCTTATGCAAGAGCTGATTCCAGAATTATTTTTTTCCACAAAAAGAACAATGGTGTCTCATCGGCAAGAAATTTAGGCTTAACAAAGGCCCAAGGAGACTATATTTCATTTGTCGATCCCGATGACTACATATCTCCTTCATTCCTTTCATCGCTATACAAAGCAGTAGAATCAAAGAAGAATTGTATCGGTATTTGCAATTACAATATAGTTCATACGGATGGGGAAAAAAAGCGATACGAGCTGCCGCCGGCATATATATTGAGAGACGAAGTTATATCGCCGACAGAAGCTTTATCTGAGATTTTGAAATCGGATGGAGAATTCTGTGGGCATGCTTGGGATAAGCTGTTTCCCAGACAAATAATTTCTCAGATTTCTTTTGATGAAGGAATTGATTGTTTTGAGGATTTATTATTCTGCGTCGAGGCTATACTCAACTCTTCCGCCATATGTTTGACAAATCGCGCCAATTATTTCTATGTGCAACATGATTCCAGTATTTTAAACAGAAAGTATTCGAGAAAATATTTCACTTCTTTTTACGCTCTTGAAAAGATACGGACGGAGCTAGAAGAAAGCGAATACAGCGATCTTGCAAGAATATGTGAACAAAGAATTTTAGAAGAAATAAATTCACAATCTTTAAGATGCCTAAAAACTCTAACTTTCCACGAGAGAAAACAATTCGCAAGGTTGTTTTTGGGGTTAATAGAAAAGTATCCCTCCAAAAACATGTCCTTAAAAACCCGATTAAAAAGATGTGCTGCTTGTTTAGCATTTTCCTTTCACCTTCTTACATGA
- a CDS encoding glycosyltransferase family 2 protein: MNVQPLVSLIVPVFNVENQLDRCISSIVGQSYRNLEIILVDDGSMDGCPEKCDQWALRDNRIRVIHKKNGGLSSARNAGLDVMRGEYVAFVDSDDYISSEYVSVLCQNGGDADLVICSFIKEDDAEACVEKALVTDHRKLLTPRECLRQAILDWHLIVAWNKLYPHFVWKDLRFPEGRIHEDEYVLHQILDRCSAVALLPDALYHYVSREDSITHKEGSIERLDRLVALVERLRYSFLKKYAECSEPILRKVFFESRQSYFDVPNLSDGMFRTRFKEIFRTFRMIPIECSKTLPTKEKIMFHILYFAPSFTFGILRACNRFSNGTKDLIGKTRLFIKWKI, encoded by the coding sequence ATGAACGTTCAACCATTGGTCAGTCTGATTGTGCCGGTGTTTAATGTAGAGAACCAATTGGATCGCTGTATCTCAAGCATTGTCGGCCAAAGCTATCGGAATTTGGAAATAATCTTGGTTGATGACGGGTCAATGGATGGATGTCCGGAGAAGTGCGATCAATGGGCTTTGCGAGATAACCGTATTCGAGTGATCCATAAAAAAAACGGAGGCCTGTCCTCTGCACGTAACGCCGGCCTTGATGTCATGCGCGGCGAATATGTGGCGTTCGTGGATAGCGACGACTATATCAGTAGTGAGTATGTGTCCGTTTTGTGCCAAAATGGCGGGGACGCCGATCTTGTCATCTGCTCGTTCATCAAGGAGGACGATGCAGAAGCATGTGTGGAGAAAGCGCTGGTTACCGACCATAGAAAGCTTTTGACACCAAGGGAATGCTTAAGACAGGCAATACTTGATTGGCACCTTATTGTAGCTTGGAACAAGCTGTATCCACATTTCGTTTGGAAGGATCTTCGCTTTCCGGAAGGTCGAATCCATGAGGATGAGTATGTACTACATCAGATATTGGACCGTTGCTCTGCGGTCGCGCTGTTGCCGGACGCGCTTTACCACTACGTCTCAAGAGAAGATAGCATAACCCACAAAGAAGGCAGTATTGAAAGACTGGATCGACTGGTAGCGCTCGTAGAGCGCCTACGCTATTCTTTCCTAAAGAAATACGCCGAATGCTCCGAGCCTATCCTAAGAAAAGTTTTTTTCGAGTCGCGACAATCCTATTTCGATGTTCCGAATCTGTCGGATGGCATGTTTAGAACACGTTTCAAAGAGATTTTCCGAACATTTCGAATGATACCAATCGAATGCAGTAAAACATTGCCGACAAAAGAGAAGATCATGTTTCATATTCTATATTTTGCGCCTTCCTTTACCTTTGGAATATTGAGAGCTTGCAATCGTTTTAGCAATGGAACAAAAGATCTCATAGGCAAGACACGCCTATTTATCAAATGGAAAATATAG
- a CDS encoding Mu transposase domain-containing protein, which produces MPSIEDSNQKVRRNSDVIGSRLSVFESEERPLLIALPPLPYEVADWVYGRRVQANGHVAWARNWYSVPHAYVGSAVDLRIGASALEVWRKNTRLCTHRLLPATVANRYSTNEADLPDKATWKPWGRKRCEQWARRIGPGCAAVIGRLFAAERLDEQGVDPALAVLRLSKRYSAQRLENACALALRSVASPRYSHIRPILESGQDRTDEIPDDDGGGIGDGPGAGGWVRGGGYYASMGR; this is translated from the coding sequence ATGCCCTCTATCGAAGACTCAAATCAGAAAGTGCGCAGGAATTCGGACGTTATCGGATCCAGGCTTTCCGTGTTCGAAAGCGAGGAGAGGCCACTGCTCATCGCGCTGCCCCCGTTGCCGTACGAGGTGGCGGACTGGGTCTACGGCAGGAGGGTCCAGGCCAACGGCCACGTCGCGTGGGCGCGCAACTGGTATTCCGTCCCGCACGCGTACGTCGGCTCCGCCGTGGATTTGCGGATCGGGGCGAGCGCGCTCGAGGTCTGGCGCAAAAACACCAGGCTCTGCACGCACAGGCTCCTGCCCGCCACCGTCGCCAACAGGTATTCGACGAACGAGGCCGACCTTCCCGATAAAGCCACATGGAAGCCGTGGGGCAGGAAACGCTGCGAGCAATGGGCCCGGCGAATAGGCCCCGGCTGCGCCGCCGTGATCGGCAGGCTGTTCGCCGCGGAACGACTCGACGAGCAGGGCGTGGATCCCGCGCTGGCGGTGCTGAGGCTTTCGAAACGCTATTCCGCGCAACGCCTGGAGAACGCGTGCGCGTTGGCGTTGCGGTCGGTCGCCTCGCCACGCTATTCGCATATCCGGCCGATCCTCGAATCCGGGCAGGACCGGACCGACGAAATCCCCGACGACGATGGCGGCGGCATCGGCGATGGTCCCGGCGCCGGTGGCTGGGTGCGCGGCGGCGGCTACTACGCGAGCATGGGAAGGTGA
- a CDS encoding glycosyltransferase family 39 protein has protein sequence MTRQIGEKVKSFLNMQGGKALCIVLLLVVVPSLYYGLALKAYGGTYSIYDEQTHMGYAWSVSHGEIPARGDLLPDEILDDLSCSGWRSISDKIANTPNLPACGADTSAEQSLGAGEQYNYFHPPLYYAITGFLARLVSMLYSEISFAQAARAVSVIWMVAGLLAMYAALRKWQVNFSCSLAVCSLVPYIPIFLNTGTAVTNDAPGLLCGAGMLWLAARFFREKNYHLLIPLIIVVFSCMIKGTFAFSIFALCFILVLHGLIDFVKANQRRTAVKEMVAACACVFVALVCVFGWRFIQSHRGDASYVPAITGTSTAPVEGLPIGEFLNTLMSSFDLSTSPGSLRGLDASVGYSGWLSLLQIVMLGAAFFLYFQNDGVCSHKLLVYSTIFGLLLSPALVQIMQYMGDRSMFVNVNIRYSIMMVPFVLCCWALTVQNRKQPWIAWCVSGIGFIVCFVSVLGLAPL, from the coding sequence ATGACCAGGCAAATCGGAGAAAAAGTAAAGAGTTTTTTGAATATGCAGGGAGGGAAAGCCCTGTGCATCGTTCTGCTGCTGGTTGTAGTGCCGAGTCTTTACTATGGCTTAGCTCTTAAGGCATATGGTGGCACATACTCCATCTATGATGAGCAGACTCACATGGGGTATGCATGGTCCGTATCCCACGGTGAGATCCCTGCTCGAGGAGATTTGCTGCCGGACGAAATTCTTGATGACTTATCCTGTTCCGGATGGCGTAGCATTAGTGACAAAATAGCGAATACACCCAATCTTCCTGCGTGTGGGGCAGATACATCCGCCGAGCAATCTTTAGGGGCTGGAGAGCAGTATAACTATTTTCACCCCCCGCTTTATTATGCTATAACTGGCTTTTTGGCAAGGCTGGTTTCTATGTTGTATTCCGAAATCTCTTTTGCCCAAGCTGCACGTGCCGTATCAGTTATTTGGATGGTAGCGGGTTTGCTAGCCATGTATGCGGCATTGCGAAAGTGGCAAGTTAATTTTTCCTGCAGTCTGGCTGTATGTTCGCTTGTCCCCTATATTCCGATATTTTTGAATACGGGAACAGCTGTAACCAATGATGCTCCGGGCCTGCTTTGCGGTGCTGGAATGTTATGGTTAGCTGCACGGTTTTTTAGAGAAAAAAACTACCATCTGTTGATACCTCTTATTATTGTAGTTTTCTCCTGCATGATAAAAGGGACGTTCGCTTTTTCGATCTTTGCATTGTGTTTCATTTTGGTGTTGCATGGTCTGATTGATTTTGTGAAAGCAAACCAACGGCGAACGGCCGTCAAGGAAATGGTTGCTGCATGCGCCTGTGTGTTCGTGGCGCTAGTCTGCGTTTTTGGATGGCGCTTCATTCAATCACACCGAGGGGATGCCTCGTATGTCCCGGCTATCACAGGTACAAGCACTGCTCCTGTGGAAGGACTTCCAATTGGTGAATTCCTTAACACATTGATGTCCAGCTTTGATCTTTCGACTAGTCCAGGAAGCCTACGAGGGCTTGATGCTTCTGTGGGATATTCGGGATGGTTGTCTCTGCTGCAAATTGTTATGTTGGGCGCAGCCTTCTTCCTCTATTTTCAGAATGACGGAGTCTGTTCGCACAAGTTGCTGGTGTACTCCACCATATTTGGATTGCTGCTAAGCCCTGCCTTGGTCCAAATAATGCAATACATGGGTGACCGGTCTATGTTCGTAAACGTGAACATCCGGTATAGCATTATGATGGTGCCATTTGTGTTGTGCTGCTGGGCACTTACCGTACAAAATCGCAAACAACCATGGATCGCATGGTGCGTGTCCGGCATAGGATTTATCGTCTGTTTTGTTTCGGTTCTTGGACTTGCACCTCTATAA
- a CDS encoding ABC transporter ATP-binding protein produces MRSIEKPSEIMQTLTDDERPVVLKVDHVAKSFRLPTEQANGLKMAFLNWTKGIKGYTEQTVLKDISFEVRQGDFFGIVGRNGSGKSTLLKIISQIYMPEHGSVEISGKLVPFIELGVGFNPELTGRENVYLNGALLGFTREEIDVMYDDIVDFAELNDFMDQKLKNYSSGMQVRLAFSVAIKAQGDILVLDEVLAVGDEAFQRKCDNFFANIKKDQSKTVILVTHSMDAVKKYCNKAILIKDGEIIVSGNKNDVADRYTLENIRDKDSNKQHYEENSATLGLNEIVPVLSAAPVDSPLCNYDSNFNFQVEYEYNGTKPFYMALALHDLTRGGVPYGDSFDLTESGRHIVHFSIPTNMFNNGDYRVIASIHEWDGEHTESAELVAFTNENNACDFSLRDPRGTDNFALISKKALSYQILDPHLATRQF; encoded by the coding sequence ATGCGCAGCATAGAAAAGCCATCAGAGATCATGCAAACACTCACAGATGACGAACGTCCAGTCGTGCTTAAGGTCGACCATGTAGCCAAGTCCTTTCGCCTCCCCACAGAGCAGGCGAATGGTTTAAAAATGGCTTTCCTCAACTGGACTAAAGGAATCAAAGGGTATACCGAACAGACTGTGCTGAAGGACATCAGCTTTGAAGTACGCCAAGGTGATTTCTTCGGAATTGTAGGACGAAACGGGTCAGGCAAGTCCACTCTGCTCAAAATCATTTCTCAAATCTATATGCCAGAACATGGTTCTGTTGAAATCTCTGGCAAACTTGTTCCCTTTATAGAACTTGGTGTAGGTTTCAATCCGGAACTCACCGGTCGAGAAAATGTCTATCTTAACGGAGCACTTTTGGGATTCACGCGTGAAGAGATAGACGTGATGTACGACGATATCGTTGATTTCGCAGAACTTAACGATTTCATGGACCAAAAACTTAAAAACTACTCATCAGGAATGCAAGTACGACTCGCCTTCTCCGTTGCGATTAAAGCACAAGGCGACATTCTCGTTCTTGATGAAGTACTAGCGGTTGGAGATGAAGCATTTCAACGCAAATGTGATAATTTCTTCGCAAATATCAAGAAAGATCAAAGTAAGACAGTTATTCTCGTCACACATAGCATGGATGCTGTCAAAAAATATTGCAATAAGGCCATCCTCATTAAGGACGGCGAAATCATTGTCTCCGGAAATAAAAATGATGTAGCGGACCGATACACACTCGAAAATATCAGAGACAAAGATTCCAATAAACAGCATTACGAGGAAAACTCGGCGACTCTCGGACTTAATGAAATCGTTCCGGTCTTATCAGCCGCACCTGTCGACAGCCCATTATGCAATTATGACTCAAACTTTAATTTCCAAGTCGAATATGAATACAATGGAACAAAACCATTTTACATGGCGCTTGCTCTTCATGATCTGACTCGCGGAGGAGTACCTTATGGAGACAGCTTTGATTTAACCGAATCGGGCCGGCATATCGTCCATTTCTCCATTCCAACGAATATGTTCAATAATGGTGACTATCGAGTAATCGCCTCGATACACGAGTGGGATGGGGAACATACGGAAAGCGCCGAACTCGTTGCATTCACCAATGAAAACAATGCTTGCGATTTCTCTCTGCGCGACCCACGAGGAACCGATAATTTCGCTTTAATCAGTAAAAAAGCTTTATCGTATCAGATACTCGATCCACACCTAGCAACGCGCCAATTTTGA